From the genome of Vicia villosa cultivar HV-30 ecotype Madison, WI linkage group LG2, Vvil1.0, whole genome shotgun sequence, one region includes:
- the LOC131645817 gene encoding cationic peroxidase 1-like, with translation MSKTTNITINIFYFATMALCSSFWVLLITYMVIGIRTNSASDLSATFYDKSCPKALRTIRKTVEDAVSKENRMGASLLRLHFHDCFVLGCDASVLLDDTANFTGEKKAFPNANSLRGFEVIDNIKNQLEKMCPKVVSCADILTLAARDAVAALGGQRWNVLLGRRDSTTASLDISNSDLPGPSLDLDALITAFAKKNFTTAEMVTLSGAHTIGEIRCRFFRSRIYNETNIDPKFAATMQALCPFEGGDDDFSPFDSTTPNNFDNAFYANLVKNKGLVHSDQQLFANATSITSSQVRRYSRNMGVFKKDFADAMFKMTMLSPLTGNDGQIRTNCRFVNAP, from the exons ATGTCCAAAACCACAAACATTACAATTAATATATTCTATTTTGCAACAATGGCTTTATGTTCTTCATTTTGGGTTCTATTGATTACATATATGGTAATTGGTATTCGTACTAATTCAGCTTCTGATTTATCAGCTACATTCTACGATAAATCTTGTCCGAAAGCTCTTCGCACAATCAGGAAAACAGTTGAAGATGCTGTCTCTAAGGAGAATCGCATGGGAGCTTCCTTGCTTCGACTCCATTTTCACGACTGCTTTGTTCTC GGTTGTGATGCATCCGTGTTGTTAGATGATACTGCAAATTTCACGGGCGAAAAGAAAGCGTTCCCAAACGCGAACTCGCTAAGGGGTTTTGAGGTGATAGACAACATCAAAAATCAGTTAGAGAAAATGTGTCCTAAAGTTGTTTCATGTGCTGATATCTTAACCCTTGCTGCCAGAGATGCTGTTGCTGCT CTTGGTGGACAAAGATGGAATGTACTATTAGGAAGAAGAGATTCAACAACAGCAAGCTTAGATATATCAAATTCTGACTTACCTGGTCCTTCTTTGGATCTTGATGCCCTTATCACTGCTTTCGCCAAGAAAAATTTCACTACAGCAGAAATGGTTACTTTATCAG GTGCTCACACAATCGGCGAAATAAGGTGCCGATTTTTCAGATCAAGGATATACAATGAAACAAACATAGACCCTAAATTTGCTGCAACAATGCAAGCCCTATGTCCTTTTGAAGGAGGTGATGATGATTTTTCTCCATTTGACTCAACCACACCGAATAATTTCGACAACGCTTTCTACGCTAACTTGGTCAAAAACAAAGGTCTAGTACACTCTGATCAACAGCTATTTGCTAATGCAACATCAATCACTAGCTCTCAAGTAAGAAGATATAGCAGAAACATGGGAGTTTTCAAGAAAGATTTTGCAGATGCAATGTTTAAGATGACAATGCTTAGTCCACTTACTGGTAATGATGGTCAGATTAGGACTAATTGCAGATTTGTTAATGCTCCATAA